A region of the Massilia sp. erpn genome:
CGAAGCGCGCGTGCTGGGCGTGCACCTGGAAGGCCCGTACATCAACTCCGGCAAACTGGGCGCGCAGCCGAACTTCGCGCGCGCCGCCACGCTGGAAGAAGTGCAGCGCCTGGAGTCGCTGGCGCCGCTGCGCGTGATCACCGTGGCGCCGGAAATCGCCGGCCACCTGGCACTGGTGCGCGAACTGGCCGACACCGGCGTACGCGTGCAGATCGGCCATACGCTCGGCTCTTACGACGACGGCGTGGCCGCGCTGGAACATGGCGCGGTCGGCTTCACCCATCTTTTCAACGCGATGAGCGGCCTGCACCACCGCGAACCGGGCATGGTCGGCGCTGCGCTGGCCCACGCCGAGTACGCCGAGCTGATTCCCGACCTGCTGCATGTGCACCCAGGCGCCATCAAGACCGCGCTGCGCGCCATTCCGCGCCTGTACTGCGTGACCGACTCCACCGCCGCCACCGGCATGCCGGACGGCGAGTACATGCTGGGCCGCCACACCGTGCAGAAGTGCATGGGCGGCGTGCGCCTGCCGGACGGCACCCTGGCCGGCAGCACGCTGACCTTGGACCAGGCACTGCGCAATCTGGTCGGCCTTGGCCTCGACCTGGCCGATGCCTCGGCCCGCGTTTCCACTCATGCCGCCGATTACCTCGGCTTGCAAGACCGCGGCCGTCTGGCGCGCGGTGCCTACGCCGATCTGGTGGTACTGGATCGGGATTTGAAACTGAAAGCCGTGATTATCGAAGGAGAACGTTGTGACCTCAATGATGCTTAAAGAAGCCCTGTCCGCCGCCGAATGCGTCGCCAACCAGTTGGCGAACGATTCGGAGCGTTACGCAGAGCTGGGACGCAAGCTGAGGAGCACGCCCTTCTCCACCGCGCTGACCGTGGCGCGCGGCAGTTCGGACCACGCGTCCAATTACATCGCCTACCTGATCATGGCGCGCCTGGGCCGCGTGGTCGCCTCGCTGCCGATGTCCCTGGTCACGCTGCACAAGTCGCCGCTGATCACGCGCGACACGCTGACCATCGCCGTCTCCCAGTCCGGCCAAAGCCCGGACGTGGTGGAACCGATCCGCTACTTCCGCGACGGCGGCGCCACCACCGTGGCCCTGGTCAACGACATCGACTCGCCGCTGGCGCAGGCCGCCGAATGGGCCATGCCGCTGCGCGCCGGCAAAGAACAGAGCGTGGCCGCCACCAAGAGCTTCATCACCTCCCTGGTTGCCGGTGCGCGCCTGGTGGCGCAATGGCAGAACGATCCCGAGCTGCTGGCCGGCCTGGCCGCGCTGCCCGAAGCCCTGCAAACCGCTACCCAGGCCGACTGGACGCCTGCCCTCGACGTGCTGGCCCCGGCCAAGAACATCATGGTGGTGGGACGCGGCATCAGCTTCCCGGTGGCGCTGGAATCGGCCCTGAAATTCAAGGAAACCTCGGCCCTGCAGGCGGAAGCCTTCAGCGGCGCGGAAATCAAGCACGGTCCGATGGCCCTGATCGAAGAAGGCTATCCGCTGCTGATCTTCGCCACCCGCGGCCCAACCCAGGCCGGTCTGCTGGCCCTGGCCGACGAGATGCGCGGCCGCGGCGCGCGCGTGCTGCTGGCCGCGCCGGACGATGTGGCGCAACGCGACCTGACCTTGCCGGTTGCCGCGACGCCGGACCTCGATCCTATCGTGGCAATCCAGGCCTTCTACGTGATGGCGGCCAAGCTGTCGGCTGCGCGCGGCCTGGACCCTGACCGTCCGCGCCACCTGAGCAAAGTCACCAAAACCAACTAAGTAAGCTAGACCCTGGCCATCGATGAAAATCAAGACCATGCTGAGCGCATTGATGGCCATGGGCTGCGCCGCCGCCGTGGCGGCCGCGCCTGCGCAGAAGATCGAATTCTGGACCTTCAGCATGAAGCCCAAGTTCACACCCTACTTTGACGGCATCGTCAAAAACTACGAAGCCGCCAATCCGGGCGTGAAAGTGGAATGGGTGGACTTCCCCTGGGACGTGATCCAGACCAAATTGGTGACGCGCATCGTGGCCGGCACGCCGCCGGCCCTGGTCAACCTGAACGTGCCCTGGGCCGACGAGTTTGCGCGCGACGGCCTGCTCACCGCTGTCGACGGTCTGCTGAACGAAGAAGCGCGCGGCCACTACCTGCCCGCCGCATTGCAGGACTTGAACTTCGGCGGCAAGACCTACGGCTTCCCGATGTACAGCAATGTCGCCGTCATCACCTACAACACCGAGATATTCAAAGCCGCCGGCATCGCGCGCGCGCCGCGCAGCCTGGACGAGCAGCTCGCGTTTGCGCGCCAGATCGCCGAACGCACCGGCAAGGCCGGCCTGTGTCCCGCCCTGGCCAAGATCGACGGTTTGATGATGCAGCAAGGCCTGCCGGTGATCGCCAACGGCCGCGCCGTCTTCAATTCGCCCGCGCACGTCGCCCTGATCCGCAAGCTGGCCGATACCTACAAGGCCGGCGGTCTGCTGAAAGACAGCCTGTTCGCCGAGGACAACTTCCCCGCCGCCATCGCCGCCTACAAGGGCGGCCGGCTCGGCATGCTGCTGGCGCCGCCGACTGCGGTGAAACGCATCGAAGCCGACGCCAAGGACATCTACGCCATCACCGACGTCGCCCCCGCGCCACTGGGACCGACCGGCATTGCCGACGGCGGCTGGCTGATCCACTTCGCCGTTCCCGCGGGCGTGGATGCCAAGCTGCTGCCCGCCATCGGCAAATTCGCCCGCTACCTCAGCAACGACGCCAACCAGCTCGAATTCGCGCGGCAAGCCAGCGTGTATCCCGCCGCCGCCAAAGCCGCGCGCGATCCCTTCTTCATGACCGTGCCGCCGCGTGCCGGCGCCGCCGAAAAAGCCGTCGCCGCCGGCGCCGTCAGCATGCCCCACTCGCGCACCTTGTATGTGGCCGGTATCCCCGACTACGACGAGCTGCGCCGCTCCCTGGTCAAAGCCGTCGAAGCCGGCGTCACCGGCCGCCAGGACATCCAGCAAGCCCTCGACGCCGCCGTCGCCATCTGGAACAAAAAGCTCGCCAAGCAGCGCGCCCTTACAGCTCAGCCTGTGTCCACCCTGGTGCCAGGCACCAAAGTAGACGCCCCGGTGCCAGACACCAAATCGGACACGGCCTCGACAATTGACATGGCTCAGCTCGTGTCCGATTTGGGGTCTGACCCCAAGGTGGACACGAGCTGGGCTGTGGGGGGGATGTGATGCGGCGGCAGAGTCTGCAGGCTTGGCTGTTTTTGGCGCCGGCATTGGTGTTGCTGGCGGCGTTTTCGTTTTGGCCGGTGGGCTATGGTTCGTACCTGGCCTTTACCGACTTTAGCCTGATCCGGCCGACGCAGTGGGTGGGGCTGGAGAATTTCGAGTACATCTTCGATAACGAGATGTTCGTCACGGGCCTGAAAAATTCGCTGCTGTTCCTGTTGATGGTGCCTTTTGTGCAGGTCGGGGCGATTGCGCTGGCGGTGCTGGTGAACAACCGCCTGCCGGGCATCCGCCTGTTCCGCGCGGCCTATTACGTGCCGGTGGTGACGACGGTCTCCGTGGTCGGCATCATGTGGGGCTTCATGTTCCATGAACAGGGGACGCTGAATTATGTGCTCACTACCTTGCGCCTGGTGAACGCCCCCGTGGGCTGGCTGTCGGACGATACCCTGGCCCTGTTCTGCATCATGTTCGTGACACTGTGGCGCGGCCTGGGCTGGTATATGGTGATGTATCTGGCGGCATTGCAGTCGGTGCCTGCCGATATGCAGGAGGCCGCGATCCTCGATGGCGCCAACCGCTGGCAGCGTTTCTGGAAGATCACCATCCCCATGCTGCGTCCCACCATCATGGTCTGCTCCATCCTGTCGGTGCTGGCCGCGCTGAAGGCATACCAGGAGGTGGACGTGCTGACCCAGGGCGGGCCGATGAACTCCACCTTCACCGCCCTGTACTACGCTTACGACCAGGGTCTCAAGCACCTCAAGCTGCCGCGCGCGCTGGCCGCCAGCTTTGTCGTCTCCGTATTCTGCGTCGGCATCGCCGTGCTGTGCCTGCGCTATCTGAAGCCTAAGCACCGCTGATGAAAACGCGCACCTTCCAGGCCGCCGGCCACTATCTTCTGCTGTGCGCGATCGCGCTGGTCTGCGTCTTCCCGTTCTGGTGGACGCTGGTGACGGCGCTTTCCACTGAGGGCAATATCTTCGCTTTCCCGCCCACCTTCTGGCCGAAGTCGCCCTCGCTGGCGAATTTCGAGGAGGTGTTCCGCGTGATTCCGATCCTGTCCTTCTTCAAGAATTCCGTGCTGATTGCCGCCTTCACCGTGTTCTGGAAGCTGGTGCTGTGCTCCCTGGCCGCCTATCCGCTGGCGCGCATGCAGTTCCGCGGCCGCCGCCTGGTGTTCGGCCTGATTCTGGCGACGCTGGTGCTGCCGTCCGAAGTGAACTTCCTGGTCAACTTCATCACGGTGACGAAACTGAGCCTGGTCGATACCTATGCCGGCGTGATCCTGCCGAATGTGGTGACGGCGGTCGCCATCCTGCTGCTGAAACAGGCTTTCGAGGAAGTGCCGCAGGATCTGATCGACGCCGCACGCGTTGACGGCGCCTCGGAATGGATCATCTTCAGCCGCATCATGCTGCCCCTGATTACGCCCTGGCTGGCGACGGTGGGCATTCTGACAGCGGTGGAAGCATGGAACGAATATATCTGGCCATCCATCGTGATGAGCAAGCCGGACGAGTTCCCGCTGTCGGTGGGTGTGCTGTATTTGCGCGGCACCTTCGGCAGCAGCACGCGCGTGATCGCCGCCGGCACGGTGCTCACCATTCTGCCGACGCTGGCAGCCTTCCTGTTCACACAAAGATTCTTCATGCGCGGCATGGACGGGGCCGTGAAGTAAGCAGCAGAACCCACGATTACACAAATATATAGAGGACGACGCAGAATGGACAACCGTACATCCAAAGGCCGCAGCCCGCTGACCTGGATACCCACCCTGTATTTCGCGCAGGGGCTGCCCTACTTCGCGGTGGCGCTGATCGCCGGCATGATGTTGAAGAGCATGGGCGTGCCGAACGACGATATCGGGCACTGGACCGCTTATATCGGCGCGGCCTGGGTCTTCAAGCCGCTGTGGAGCCCCTTCCTCGAACTGGCCAGCAGCAAGAAGCTGATCGTGGTCAGCTTCCAGCTGATCGGCGGCGTCTGTCTCGGCCTGGTGGCGCTGGCCCTGCACCTGCCGGCATGGATGGTGATCAGCATCGTCTGCCTTGGCCTGGTGGCGATCGCCTCGGCCACCCACGATATCGCCTGCGACGGCTGCTACATCGCCAGCCTGACCGAGAAGCAGCAGGCGCAGTACGCCGGCTGGACCGGCACCTTCTTCAACGCCGGCCGCTTCATTTCGCTGGGCGGCCTGGTGATCCTGGCCGGCTATCTGGAAAAGACCCAGGGCGTGGTGCCGGCATGGACCGCGATCTTCCTGATCCTGTCGGCCACCATGATCACGCTCGGCCTGTACCACAGCTGGGCGCTGCCGCTGGCGCCCAATCCGATCACCGACAACCACACCGTGGCCGGCGTGGCGCGCACGCTGAAGGACGTGATCATCGCTTACTTCAAGAAACCGGGCATCTGGGTTTCCATCCTCTTCATCATCCTGTTCCGCGCCGGCGAAGCCCAGGTGCAGACCATCGGCCCGCTGTTCCTGCGCGAGGCGCGCAATTTGGGTGGCCTGGGCCTGAGCACGGCCGAAGTGGGCGCCGTGTACGGCACCACCGGCACCATCGCCTTCATCGTCGGCAGCGTGGCTGGCGGCTACTTCACGTCCTGGCTTAGCCTGAAGCGCGCCATTCTCTTCCTGATCCTGGCGATGAATCTGCCGAACCTGGTGTTCTACTTCCTGTCCACCACCCTGCCGACCGACCTGACCGTCATCGGCATCGCCCTCGGCCTGGAAATGTTCGGCTATGGCTTCGGCTTCGTCGGCCTGATCCTGTACATGATGCAGGTGGTCGCACCGGGCAAATACCAGACCGCCCACTATGCCTTCTCGACCGGCATCATGCAGCTCGGCTTCGTGCTGTTCAAATGGATCAGCGGCGATATCCAGGTGGCGCTCGGCTATCACAAGTTCTTCCTCTGGGTGCTGATCAGCGCCGTGCCTGTGGCCATCCTGTCGCAGCTGATTCCAATGAACTCGCGGGAGAAAAGCGTAACGGAGGCGCCGCAGCAGCAGGCCGCCGCCGCGAGCTGACAGCATGGCCAGTGTCACCCTGAAAAACGTCGTCAAGCATTACGACAATAAAACCCCGGTCATCCGCGGCATCGATCTGGCCATCCGCGACGGCGAGTTCGTGGTCTTCGTCGGGCCTTCGGGCTGCGGCAAGTCCACCCTGCTGCGGATGATCGCCGGCCTGGAAGAGATCAGCTCCGGCGAGCTGCATATCGGCGAGCGCCTGGCCAATGAGGTACCGCCGGCCCAGCGCGAGCTGGCCATGGTGTTCCAGTCCTATGCGCTGTATCCGCATATGACGGTGTACGAGAATATGGCGTTCGCGCTCAAGCTGGCCGGCCACAAGGCGGCGGCCGTGCGCGAGGCCGTTGAACGCGCCGCCGACATCCTGCAGATCACGCCGCTGCTCAAGCGCAAGCCGAAGGAGCTGTCCGGCGGCCAGCGCCAGCGCGTGGCCATTGGCCGCGCTATCGTGCGCAAGCCGCGCCTGTTCCTGTTCGACGAGCCACTGTCCAATCTCGACGCCAGCCTGCGGGTGCAGATGCGGGTGGAGATCAGCCGCCTGCACCAGGAGCTGAAGACCACCATGATCTATGTGACCCACGACCAGGTCGAGGCCATGACCCTGGGCGAGCGCATCGTGGTCTTCAACGGCGGGCATATCGAGCAGATCGGCACGCCGCATGAGCTGTACAACAATCCGGCCAACCTCTTTGTGGCGGGCTTCCTCGGCTCGCCGAAGATGAATTTCATCCCCGGCCAGATCGCCGCCGTGGGCGCCGACCATGTGGCGGTTCAGCTGCCGGGCGGCGCGCTGGTAGAGGTGGCCGTCCAGCCGGGCGAGGCGCAACGCGGCGACGCCGTGACCCTGGGCGCGCGCGCCGAGCACCTGACCTTGCAAGCCTGCGGGGCCGGCGGCGCGAATATGCTGGACGTGGGCGTGGGCCATGTGGAATACCTGGGCGACCTGTCCATCGTCTACACCACGCTGGATGGTGCACCCGACATGCTGGCCGTGAAACAGCCGCCGGAAGGTGCGCCTTTGCAGGCCGGCAGCCGCGCCGCCCTGCACCTGCCGCCCGAGCGCTGCCGGCTGTTCAATGCCGCTGGACGGGCCTATGCGCGCCCGTAAGCTTTGGTAACAATTGCGCACCCTTGAATACCTGTTATGTCCCCAATTTATGGGACAATAGAAGTTTGTTTCCGTCCTAAGGATTTTTTTGCCATGTCCAAGTCCCGCATTGCCCGCATTAGCCTGCTCCTGGCCGCCATCGGCCTGAATGCCGCTCCAGCCTTCATCGGCACCGCCCACGCCCAGGAAAAAGACAAGGCAGCTGCCGCGGCAGCAGCGGCGGCAGAAGCAGCAAAACAGGATACCGTGCGTCCCGACCTGTTCAAACTGGTCGACCCAGCCGTCATCAAGCCGCTGATGGACGCAAAAAACTACGCCGAAGTGGAAAGCCGCATCAAACAGGGCGAGGCGCTGCCAACCCTGTCCGCCTATGAGAGCTTTGTGCTGAACCGCCTGCGCGTGGCGCTGGGTTCGGCCACCAACAACCAGCCGATGATGACCGCCGGCCTGGCCGCCGTGATCGAATCGGGCAAGCTGTCCGATAAAGAGCGCGGCGACTTCATTCAGGCGCTGGCCACTACCTACTACAACAATAAGGACTACACCAACGCCATCGTCTGGTTCAACCGCTATGCCAAGGAAAGCGGTGACGCGGCCAAGAACCGCCAGCACGTGCTGCGTTCCTACTACTTCAATAACGACTTCGCCACCGCCAAGGTTGAACTGCAGAAGGATCTGGCAGCCAAGCAGCAGTCGAACACCGCGCCAAGCATGGAAGAGCTGCAGCTGCTGGCCAATATCGGCGCCAAGTCGAAAGACCCGGCGACCTATCTGGTGGCGATGGAAAACCTGGTCAAATACTATCCAACCGACGACTACTGGCTGGACCTGCTGAGCCGCACCCAGGGCAAGGCCACCTACTCGACCCGCTTCGCGCTGGACGTGTTCCGCCTGGAGAAAGCCGCCGTGTCGAAAATGGCGCCGGAAGAGTACACCGAGATGGCGGAACTGGCCCTTCTGGCCGGCTTCCCGACCGAAGCCAAGAAAGCCATGGACGCCGGCTACGCGCTGGGCGTACTGGGCACCGGCCCGAACGCCGACAAGCACCGCAAAGTGCGCGACCAGGCCAACCGCCAGGCTGCCGACGACAGCAAGAACATCGCCTCCGGCGAAGCCTCGGCCAAGAAATCCAAGGACGGCACTGGCCTGGTCAACCTGGGCTATGCCTACGTGACCATGGAGCAGTTCGACAAGGGCATTGACCTGATCCAGCAAGGTATCGCCAAGGGTGGCCTGAAAAATGCGGAAGACGCCAAGCTGCGCCTGGGCGTCTCCTACGCGCTGGCTGGCAAGAAGGATGAAGCCATCAAGACCCTGGAAACCGTGACCGGCACCGACGGCCGCAACGACCTGGCCCGCTACTGGATTTTGTGGGTGAACCGCCCAGCCACCGCCGCCAAATAAGCGCGGTACCGGCACAGCGGGTAGAGGCGCAAGCCCTGCCCGCTTTTTTTCGCCTGCGCTACAGCCCAGCCCGTGTCCGATTGGGGTCAGACCCCAATCGGACACGGGCTGGGCTGTAAGAGCAAGGCTTTGCGCCGGCTGTGGCGCTGATCGAGAACGGAAGTTTGCCTATGCCTCATTCCTCCGCTTCGCCTGCCTTTTCCGCCACCAAGGCGCAGAGCCGCCCTCCGCACGCCAGCGCCACAACGGCGCGGCGCCTGCTCAGCCTTGATGCTTTCCGCGGCTTCGTGATTCTCGCCATGATCTGGGTGAACTATATCGCGGGCATGCCGGGCATCCCGCCTTGGCTGGAGCATGCCAGTGCCAAGGCCGACGGCTTCACCCTGCCCGATCTGGTCTTCCCCGGCTTCCTCTTCATCGTCGGCATCGCCATTCCGCTCTCGCTGCACAAGTCCATCGGCCACTTCTCGCTGCCGCTGCTGGGCCGCTTGGCGTGGCGCGCGGGCAGCCTGATGCTTGCCGGCGTGGTGCTGGCCAACGCTTACCGCTATGATGCGGCGCATGCGCTGCTGCCGCGCGCCTGGTATTTTCTGCTGTTCTACGTAGCGATGATCCTGCTGTGGCGTCAGACGGCGCAGCGCAGCTGGAGTTTTTGGGCTGGCGTGCTGCTGATGCTCTTCCTGCTCGCCAGCTTTCGCGGCACGCTGAATGCGGAATTCAGCAGCGTGTATCTGCAGCATAGCTGGTGGGGCATACTCGGCATGATCGGTTGGGCTTATCTGCTGTGCAGCCTGATCTACCTGGCCGCGCGCGGCCATGGTGCGGCGCTGATGGGCGCCCTCGCCGCGCTGATCGTACTGTATATGGGCTGCAAGGCCGGTGCGCTGGCCGGGGTGCAGCAGGCGGTGAATGGCTTCGTCAACCTGCCCGAGGTATTGGGTTCCACCGCGGCCAATGTGCTGGCCGGCACGCTGGTCGGCAATCTGTTCGTGGCGCAATCAGCCGGACACCGTCAGCGCATCCGCTTCATGTTCCTCTTTGCGCTTGGCCTGTTGCTGTGCGGCCTGCTCCTGCGGCCCTACCACGGCATCAACAAGATTCAGGCGACGGAGAGCTATACCCTGGTCTGTTCAGGCATCGTGCTTGGCCTGTTCCTGCTGTTCTATATCGTGATCGATGTGTGGCAGTGGCAGGGATGGTGCGTCATCCTGCTGCCGGCGGGAGCCAACGCGCTGTTCGCCTATATCGCGCCGGACCTCTGGGAGCAATTCGCGGCCGTGCTGCATCTGCCGCGCATCTGGTGGCCATATCTGCACAGCGGCGGCATTCCCGGACTGCTGAACGCCGCCGCCATGACGCTGGCCATAATGGCGCTGGTGGCCACCGCCAACCGCGCCGGTTTCAAACTGCGCTTCTAGACCTTAATGTAGATGCGCTTGCGATCCATGGCATAACCGACCAGCCAGCACGCCAGCATGAAGAACAGCGCGAACAGCAGCGAGGCCAGCTTGGGCGGGGCAAACACCAGCAGCACATGCTGGTACATCCAGCCATAGGTATCGGTGACGAACAGCACCGTCGCCGCCACCTGGGCCAGCAGATAGATGAACAGGGTGTTCTTGCCGAAGACCTCGAAGAAATACGTCCAGCGCCGCTGTCCGCGCATCTCGATCACGTAGATCA
Encoded here:
- a CDS encoding carbohydrate ABC transporter permease, with the protein product MRRQSLQAWLFLAPALVLLAAFSFWPVGYGSYLAFTDFSLIRPTQWVGLENFEYIFDNEMFVTGLKNSLLFLLMVPFVQVGAIALAVLVNNRLPGIRLFRAAYYVPVVTTVSVVGIMWGFMFHEQGTLNYVLTTLRLVNAPVGWLSDDTLALFCIMFVTLWRGLGWYMVMYLAALQSVPADMQEAAILDGANRWQRFWKITIPMLRPTIMVCSILSVLAALKAYQEVDVLTQGGPMNSTFTALYYAYDQGLKHLKLPRALAASFVVSVFCVGIAVLCLRYLKPKHR
- a CDS encoding ABC transporter ATP-binding protein, whose protein sequence is MASVTLKNVVKHYDNKTPVIRGIDLAIRDGEFVVFVGPSGCGKSTLLRMIAGLEEISSGELHIGERLANEVPPAQRELAMVFQSYALYPHMTVYENMAFALKLAGHKAAAVREAVERAADILQITPLLKRKPKELSGGQRQRVAIGRAIVRKPRLFLFDEPLSNLDASLRVQMRVEISRLHQELKTTMIYVTHDQVEAMTLGERIVVFNGGHIEQIGTPHELYNNPANLFVAGFLGSPKMNFIPGQIAAVGADHVAVQLPGGALVEVAVQPGEAQRGDAVTLGARAEHLTLQACGAGGANMLDVGVGHVEYLGDLSIVYTTLDGAPDMLAVKQPPEGAPLQAGSRAALHLPPERCRLFNAAGRAYARP
- a CDS encoding MFS transporter, translating into MDNRTSKGRSPLTWIPTLYFAQGLPYFAVALIAGMMLKSMGVPNDDIGHWTAYIGAAWVFKPLWSPFLELASSKKLIVVSFQLIGGVCLGLVALALHLPAWMVISIVCLGLVAIASATHDIACDGCYIASLTEKQQAQYAGWTGTFFNAGRFISLGGLVILAGYLEKTQGVVPAWTAIFLILSATMITLGLYHSWALPLAPNPITDNHTVAGVARTLKDVIIAYFKKPGIWVSILFIILFRAGEAQVQTIGPLFLREARNLGGLGLSTAEVGAVYGTTGTIAFIVGSVAGGYFTSWLSLKRAILFLILAMNLPNLVFYFLSTTLPTDLTVIGIALGLEMFGYGFGFVGLILYMMQVVAPGKYQTAHYAFSTGIMQLGFVLFKWISGDIQVALGYHKFFLWVLISAVPVAILSQLIPMNSREKSVTEAPQQQAAAAS
- the nagA gene encoding N-acetylglucosamine-6-phosphate deacetylase, with protein sequence MSDAIKGNILTPNGWVHGTLSFDQHIQDIQGAHVDPVANHDDYILPGFIDLHVHGGAGKDVMEGGDAVHAIAAIHARHGTTSLLATTMTAPPEDIDIALQAIGKAVKQRGKNEARVLGVHLEGPYINSGKLGAQPNFARAATLEEVQRLESLAPLRVITVAPEIAGHLALVRELADTGVRVQIGHTLGSYDDGVAALEHGAVGFTHLFNAMSGLHHREPGMVGAALAHAEYAELIPDLLHVHPGAIKTALRAIPRLYCVTDSTAATGMPDGEYMLGRHTVQKCMGGVRLPDGTLAGSTLTLDQALRNLVGLGLDLADASARVSTHAADYLGLQDRGRLARGAYADLVVLDRDLKLKAVIIEGERCDLNDA
- a CDS encoding DUF5009 domain-containing protein yields the protein MPHSSASPAFSATKAQSRPPHASATTARRLLSLDAFRGFVILAMIWVNYIAGMPGIPPWLEHASAKADGFTLPDLVFPGFLFIVGIAIPLSLHKSIGHFSLPLLGRLAWRAGSLMLAGVVLANAYRYDAAHALLPRAWYFLLFYVAMILLWRQTAQRSWSFWAGVLLMLFLLASFRGTLNAEFSSVYLQHSWWGILGMIGWAYLLCSLIYLAARGHGAALMGALAALIVLYMGCKAGALAGVQQAVNGFVNLPEVLGSTAANVLAGTLVGNLFVAQSAGHRQRIRFMFLFALGLLLCGLLLRPYHGINKIQATESYTLVCSGIVLGLFLLFYIVIDVWQWQGWCVILLPAGANALFAYIAPDLWEQFAAVLHLPRIWWPYLHSGGIPGLLNAAAMTLAIMALVATANRAGFKLRF
- a CDS encoding carbohydrate ABC transporter permease, whose translation is MKTRTFQAAGHYLLLCAIALVCVFPFWWTLVTALSTEGNIFAFPPTFWPKSPSLANFEEVFRVIPILSFFKNSVLIAAFTVFWKLVLCSLAAYPLARMQFRGRRLVFGLILATLVLPSEVNFLVNFITVTKLSLVDTYAGVILPNVVTAVAILLLKQAFEEVPQDLIDAARVDGASEWIIFSRIMLPLITPWLATVGILTAVEAWNEYIWPSIVMSKPDEFPLSVGVLYLRGTFGSSTRVIAAGTVLTILPTLAAFLFTQRFFMRGMDGAVK
- a CDS encoding SIS domain-containing protein — its product is MMLKEALSAAECVANQLANDSERYAELGRKLRSTPFSTALTVARGSSDHASNYIAYLIMARLGRVVASLPMSLVTLHKSPLITRDTLTIAVSQSGQSPDVVEPIRYFRDGGATTVALVNDIDSPLAQAAEWAMPLRAGKEQSVAATKSFITSLVAGARLVAQWQNDPELLAGLAALPEALQTATQADWTPALDVLAPAKNIMVVGRGISFPVALESALKFKETSALQAEAFSGAEIKHGPMALIEEGYPLLIFATRGPTQAGLLALADEMRGRGARVLLAAPDDVAQRDLTLPVAATPDLDPIVAIQAFYVMAAKLSAARGLDPDRPRHLSKVTKTN
- a CDS encoding ABC transporter substrate-binding protein, which gives rise to MKIKTMLSALMAMGCAAAVAAAPAQKIEFWTFSMKPKFTPYFDGIVKNYEAANPGVKVEWVDFPWDVIQTKLVTRIVAGTPPALVNLNVPWADEFARDGLLTAVDGLLNEEARGHYLPAALQDLNFGGKTYGFPMYSNVAVITYNTEIFKAAGIARAPRSLDEQLAFARQIAERTGKAGLCPALAKIDGLMMQQGLPVIANGRAVFNSPAHVALIRKLADTYKAGGLLKDSLFAEDNFPAAIAAYKGGRLGMLLAPPTAVKRIEADAKDIYAITDVAPAPLGPTGIADGGWLIHFAVPAGVDAKLLPAIGKFARYLSNDANQLEFARQASVYPAAAKAARDPFFMTVPPRAGAAEKAVAAGAVSMPHSRTLYVAGIPDYDELRRSLVKAVEAGVTGRQDIQQALDAAVAIWNKKLAKQRALTAQPVSTLVPGTKVDAPVPDTKSDTASTIDMAQLVSDLGSDPKVDTSWAVGGM